One Polaribacter reichenbachii genomic window, TTAAGAGAAGAAGTTTCTGAACAAATAAAAGCATTAAAAGATATGATTGTGATGGGTAATCATTACAACTTAGAATTAAACAGACCTGCACAAAATGCACAAGAAGCTGTACAGTGGACTTATATGGCATATTTAGCAGCTGTAAAAGAACAAGATGGAGCTGCAATGTCTTTAGGTAATGTATCTACTTTCTTAGATATTTTTATAGAAAGAGATTTACAAAACGGAGTTATTACAGAAGAAGAAGCACAAGAATATATAGATCAATTTGTAATGAAATTGAGAATGGTGCGTCACTTACGTATGGCTGCTTATGATGAAATCTTTGCTGGAGACCCAACTTGGGTAACAGAAGCAATTGGTGGTATGTTAAACGATGGTAGATCTAAAGTTACTAAAACTGCTTTCCGTTTCTTACATACTTTATACAACTTAGGGCCATCACCAGAACCAAATATTACTGTTTTATGGTCTCCTTTATTACCACAAAACTTTAAAAAATTCTGTGCAAAAGTTTCTATTGATACTTCATCTATTCAATTTGAAAATGATGATTTAATGAGAAACTTAAGAGGTTCTGATGATTACGGAATTGCTTGTTGTGTTTCTTACCAAGAAATTGGAAAACAAATTCAGTTTTTTGGCGCAAGAACTAACTTGGCTAAAACTTTATTATTAGCAATTAATGCTGGTAAATGTGAAATTACTGGAAAACAAATGGTAGATGGTATTGCACCTTTAACTGATGAGTTCTTAGATTTTGATAAAGTAATGGCAAACTTTAAAGTTGCAATGACTAGAGTTGCTAAAGTTTATAATGATGCAATGAACATTATACACTATATGCATGATAAATACTACTACGAAAAAGCACAAATGGCTTTAATTGATACAAACCCAGATATTAATATCGCTTACGGTATTGCTGGTTTATCGATTGTAGCAGATTCTTTATCAGCAATTAAATATGCAAAAGTAAAACCAATTAGAAACGAAGCTGGTTTAACTGTAGATTTTAAAATTGAAGGCGATTTCCCTAAATATGGAAATGATGATGATAGAGTAGATATTTTTGCTCATGATGCAGTAGAAGATTTTAATAACGAATTAAAACAGTTAAAAGTATATAAAGATGCAGAACCAACATTGTCTGTATTAACAATTACATCTAACGTTGTGTATGGTAAAAAAACAGGTGCAACGCCAGATGGTAGAGCTTCTGGTATACCTTTTGCTCCTGGAGCAAACCCAATGCATGGACGTGATACAAATGGTGCAATTGCTTCTTTAAATTCTGTTGCTAAAATAGATTATAAAGATTCTCAAGACGGAATCTCTAATACTTTCTCTATTGTTCCTAAATCTTTAGGATCTACTCAAGAAGATAGAATAGATAATTTAGTAGCAACTTTAACTGGTTATTTTGAACATGGAGCGCAACATTTAAATGTAAACGTGTTAGACAAAGAAACTTTATTAGACGCAATGGAGCACCCAGAAAATCACCCACAACTAACTATTAGGGTTTCTGGATATGCCGTTAATTTCATCAGATTAACAAAAGAACAACAGATGGAAGTAATTTCTCGTTCTTTCCACGAATCTATGTAGTACTTTTTATGTATTTTACAAGGGATTCAAAAAAATAGATTTGACTCTTATTGAGCCATCTTTCAAACAAAAGAGATATCTATTATTTGAATCCCTTTTTTTATTCACTTAAAACAAACAACAATCAAAACTTTAGAAAACATATTAAATGTTCATTCTATTGAGTCTTTTGGTACTCATGATGGACCTGGAATTAGAATGGTTATTTTTTTACAAGGCTGTAAATTAAAATGCCAATATTGCCACAATCCAGATACAATAGATACGCATGGAGGTAAAGAATATCACATAGAAGATTTGGTGCAAAGAGCCCTTAAAATGAAATCTTATTTTGGCGAAAAAGGTGGTGTTACAGTTTCTGGTGGCGAACCTTTATTACAAGCTCATAATCTTATTCCGTTCTTTAAAAGACTTAAAGAAGAAGGTATTCATACCAATATAGATACTAATGGTAGAATGCTAAATCATCCAACAATAGAATTACTAGACAATTATGCAGATTTAGTAATGTTAGATATTAAACACATGACTGAAGAAGGTTTTCAACGAATTACTGGTAAAAGAAACAAAGAAACTACCTTTAATTTTGCAAAACACAGAGAAGCTTCTGGTAAAAAAATGTGGTTACGATATGTTTTAATTCCAGAAATTACCAATACTCCAGAGTTATTACATCAATTAGGTCAATATTTTAAAGATTACCAAACTATAGAACAAATAGAGTTACAACCTTATCATAAATTAGGTATCCATAAATGGGATGCTTTAGGTTGGGAATACGAATTAAAAGATGCAAGAGAAAACACCACAGAAGAACTAGAAAACGCATCAAAAATATTAAGCAACTACTTTAAAAAAGTAAAAATTAATTAAAACGAAATTTCATTTTAATCTAATTTAAATATCAAACTTCTCTTTTTATTTAGAGAATTACATTTCTATGAAAACATATAAAGAAGAACACAAAGCTGCATCAGAATTTGATAGCAGAACAGAATATCTAGAAAACGAATTAAAAATAATGAAACCAAGAAGATTTAAATTAAATCTTCCTGGAAGAGATTTTAGATTTGAATGGGAAGATTTAGTACCAGCTTTAGCAGGTACTTTAGGTATTATTGCAATGTACTCTTCTGTTATGATGGCTTGGGCAGAAGGCTTAACAAATGCCTGGGATCATATAACACTAGGTAAAGAATTTGCCATTGAAGTATCTAGAGTAGAAATGATAATTCCCGCATTTTTATTTGTAATTCTTGCTTCTGGTTTTTTTAATCCGAGAGCAAATTTAGCAGGTAATCATGGTCCAATGATTCCTTTAATTGCCAGTATTGCTTTGGCAGGCGCACATCCTTTAGCTTTAGCAATTTTAATTGGTATTTTTGGTTTATTGCTTAGTTTTTTTAAAGGCGGATCTCGTTTAGTAAATTTAACAAGTAAAGGTGTTGCAGGTGGTTTATTGATATTTCTAGGGTTTTCTGGTGCACTCAGCCAAATTAGAACCATCCAAAATTGGAGTATGGGGCTTTCATCATCCACAGTAGAAATTGGAACTATGGGATATTTAGGTCTTATCATTTTAGCTTTTACAGTTATTTTATACAGTTATTTAGCCAGAATAGACAAACGTTGGCTGGCAATACCAGCTTGTGCAATATCAGCTTTAGCAATTGCTTTAATTGGTGGCGCAAGTTTCGATTTACAATTTACTACAGAAATGGGATTACCAAATCTTAATCCTGTGTATTGGTGGGGAAATACAGAAGAAGGTTGGATGCTTGGCTTACCAAAAGCACAACATTTTATTGCTTCTTTACCCTTTGCAATTTTAGCAGTGGCAATGTGGTCTCCAGATTTTTTAGGGCACCGAATTTTTCAAGAAATGAATTATCCAAAAAAATCTGAAAAAGTTTTAATGGATGTAGATGATACAATGACAATGTGCTCTATAAGACAAATGGTTGGTACTGCAGTTGGTGGTGGTAATATTACCTCTTCTTGGGGAACTTACTTAATACCTGCAGCCATTGCAAAAAGACCAATTCCTGCTGGTGCTATTCTTTTAGGAATAATGGTTATGGCTGTCGCAATTTTAGGTAGTCCAATGGATGTTGCTGTTTGGCCACCTGTAAGATCTATTGCATTATTAGTGGGGGTCTTTTTACCAATGATAGAAGCTGGTGTACAAATGATTAAACAAAGTGCTTGTGCACAAGCTGCTGGTGTTTGTATTTTTATGGCAATGGTTACAAACCCTGTTTTGGCTTGGGCGTTAGCAATGTTTTTAGATAATAATGGTTTAATTGGTGATAGAGACAGAGCAAAAAGGCTATCTAGGGTAGATAGGCTTGTAATACCTCTAAGTATACTAGCAATATGTGTAGCTGCTGTTCTTGCAGTAGGTATGTTTAAAGGTAGTTATGGTATTGATGCTTTTTTATGATAAAATATTTAAGATTAACTATTAGTTTTTAACTACTATTATTCGTAAAACCATTCAATTTTATATTGGATGGTTTTCTTGTTTTAGAAAATTTATATCAATCTGTTAAAAATTAAACATCCTGAATTATTTTGGTAAATATTTATTAAAATAATGGTCAGCATTATTTTTGTTAGCATCTTTGCAGTATAAAATACAATACTAAATTAAAAAGTAATGAAAATAGCTGTAGTTGGAGCAACTGGAATGGTTGGAACAGTAATGTTAAAAGTTTTAGAAGAACGTAATTTACCGATAACAGAATTAATACCTGTTGCATCAGAAAGATCTGCTGGTAAAAAATTATCTTATAAAGGCAAAGAATACACTATTGTAACCTTAGCTGATGCTGTAAACTTAAAACCAGATGTAGCATTATTTTCTGCTGGTGGAGATACTTCTTTAGAATGGGCTCCAAAATTTGCAGAAGTAGGTACAACTGTTATTGATAATTCTTCTGCTTGGAGAATGGATCCTACCAAGAAATTAGTAGTCCCAGAAATTAATGGTGATGTTTTAACTGCGGATGACAAAATTATTGCAAATCCAAATTGTTCTACTATTCAGTTGGTAATGGCTTTAGCCCCTTTACATTCTAAATACACTATGAAACGTGTAGTTATTTCTACATATCAATCTGTTTCTGGTACAGGTGTAAAAGCAGTACAACAATTAGATAACGAAGAAGCTGGTGTGGATGGAGAAATGGCTTATCCTCATAAAATTGGTAGAAATGCTTTACCTCATTGTGATATTTTCTTAGATAATGGTTACACCAAAGAAGAAATGAAATTGGTTAAAGAGCCAAAGAAAATTTTAAGAGACGATTCTTTTTCTGTAACAGCAACTGCAGTTCGTATTCCTACTGCTGGTGGGCATTCTGAAGCTGTAAATGTTCAGTTTGAAAATGATTTTGATTTAGCGGAAGTTCGTTCTATATTGAGCGAAACTCCAGGTGTTATTGTAGAAGATGATTTAGCAAACAACGTTTACCCAATGCCAATTAATGCACATAATAAAGATGAAGTGTTTGTTGGACGAATTAGAAGAGATGAATCTCAAGAAAATACCTTAAATTTGTGGATTGTTGCAGATAACCTACGCAAAGGTGCTGCTACC contains:
- the pflB gene encoding formate C-acetyltransferase, encoding MELDELILEEPKNLEFKAGVWNTSINVRDFVIQNIVSYYGDDQFLVGASEKTEKLWEVCKEGMQQERQNNGVHSVDTETISGVASFGAGYIDKENEVIVGLQTDGLLKRAMKPFGGYKVVQKALEEHGLKPSEDVNELFTKYVKTHNDGVFDAYTAEIRKFRSLGFLTGLPDNYARGRVIGDYRRIALYGIEKLIEVKKQDLDKIEGPMTDAVIRLREEVSEQIKALKDMIVMGNHYNLELNRPAQNAQEAVQWTYMAYLAAVKEQDGAAMSLGNVSTFLDIFIERDLQNGVITEEEAQEYIDQFVMKLRMVRHLRMAAYDEIFAGDPTWVTEAIGGMLNDGRSKVTKTAFRFLHTLYNLGPSPEPNITVLWSPLLPQNFKKFCAKVSIDTSSIQFENDDLMRNLRGSDDYGIACCVSYQEIGKQIQFFGARTNLAKTLLLAINAGKCEITGKQMVDGIAPLTDEFLDFDKVMANFKVAMTRVAKVYNDAMNIIHYMHDKYYYEKAQMALIDTNPDINIAYGIAGLSIVADSLSAIKYAKVKPIRNEAGLTVDFKIEGDFPKYGNDDDRVDIFAHDAVEDFNNELKQLKVYKDAEPTLSVLTITSNVVYGKKTGATPDGRASGIPFAPGANPMHGRDTNGAIASLNSVAKIDYKDSQDGISNTFSIVPKSLGSTQEDRIDNLVATLTGYFEHGAQHLNVNVLDKETLLDAMEHPENHPQLTIRVSGYAVNFIRLTKEQQMEVISRSFHESM
- the pflA gene encoding pyruvate formate-lyase-activating protein; amino-acid sequence: MVIFLQGCKLKCQYCHNPDTIDTHGGKEYHIEDLVQRALKMKSYFGEKGGVTVSGGEPLLQAHNLIPFFKRLKEEGIHTNIDTNGRMLNHPTIELLDNYADLVMLDIKHMTEEGFQRITGKRNKETTFNFAKHREASGKKMWLRYVLIPEITNTPELLHQLGQYFKDYQTIEQIELQPYHKLGIHKWDALGWEYELKDARENTTEELENASKILSNYFKKVKIN
- a CDS encoding DUF3360 family protein, with the protein product MKTYKEEHKAASEFDSRTEYLENELKIMKPRRFKLNLPGRDFRFEWEDLVPALAGTLGIIAMYSSVMMAWAEGLTNAWDHITLGKEFAIEVSRVEMIIPAFLFVILASGFFNPRANLAGNHGPMIPLIASIALAGAHPLALAILIGIFGLLLSFFKGGSRLVNLTSKGVAGGLLIFLGFSGALSQIRTIQNWSMGLSSSTVEIGTMGYLGLIILAFTVILYSYLARIDKRWLAIPACAISALAIALIGGASFDLQFTTEMGLPNLNPVYWWGNTEEGWMLGLPKAQHFIASLPFAILAVAMWSPDFLGHRIFQEMNYPKKSEKVLMDVDDTMTMCSIRQMVGTAVGGGNITSSWGTYLIPAAIAKRPIPAGAILLGIMVMAVAILGSPMDVAVWPPVRSIALLVGVFLPMIEAGVQMIKQSACAQAAGVCIFMAMVTNPVLAWALAMFLDNNGLIGDRDRAKRLSRVDRLVIPLSILAICVAAVLAVGMFKGSYGIDAFL
- a CDS encoding aspartate-semialdehyde dehydrogenase, with the protein product MKIAVVGATGMVGTVMLKVLEERNLPITELIPVASERSAGKKLSYKGKEYTIVTLADAVNLKPDVALFSAGGDTSLEWAPKFAEVGTTVIDNSSAWRMDPTKKLVVPEINGDVLTADDKIIANPNCSTIQLVMALAPLHSKYTMKRVVISTYQSVSGTGVKAVQQLDNEEAGVDGEMAYPHKIGRNALPHCDIFLDNGYTKEEMKLVKEPKKILRDDSFSVTATAVRIPTAGGHSEAVNVQFENDFDLAEVRSILSETPGVIVEDDLANNVYPMPINAHNKDEVFVGRIRRDESQENTLNLWIVADNLRKGAATNTVQIAEYLIANSLV